Within the Bacillus marinisedimentorum genome, the region AATATCTAGGAGCCTATAACTTTACCATTTATGATATCTTCTTGAATACGAAATCAACGACACAGCGAGCGATGGCTGACAGCAATGATATCGCCGAAGTCGAAAACTTTGTGAAGGCAAACCATGCCCGTCCAAATCCGAAGTATTTCGGAAAAGCGAAAGACATGAATGTCATCTATATTTCGCTTGAGTCATTACAAAATTTTGTACTGGATTACCGCGTAGATGGGCAGGAAGTAACACCGTTTATGAATTCCCTGAAAAGGGACCCGAATACGTTTTTCTTTGAAAATGTCTTCCACCAGACCGGCCAGGGCAAGACGTCGGACGCAGAATTCATGATCGCCAACTCACTGTTTGGAATGCCGCAGGGTTCTGTGTTCATCAACAAAGCGCAGAATGTGTATCAGGCAGCTCCGGCCATTTTGAAATCGGAAGGATATACTTCCGCAACGTTCCATGGCAACGACATGTCGTTCTGGAACCGTTCGGAAATGTACAAATCCCTTGGTGTCGACAGGTTCTATGACTCTGCTTCTTACAATATGACGCCGGAGGCAACCCATAACTACGGGCTGAAAGATAAACCGTTTTTTGAAGAATCCATTCCGTATTTGAAAGAGCTGCCGCAGCCGTTTTATACAAAGTTCCTGACCTTGACCAATCATTTTCCGTTTACAATGGATGAAGGGGATACACCTTTCCCTGCTGAAGATACAAACGATAATGTTGTGAATTACTATTTCCAGACTGCGAATTACCTGGACCAGGCACTGGAGCAATTCTTTAACGACCTGAAGGCTTCCGGCTTGTATGACAATACAATGATTGTCATGTATGGAGACCATTACGGCATTTCGTCCAACCATAATACGGCAATGGGAGAAATTACGGGTGAAGAGATCACACCGTATAAAAATGCCCAGCTTCAGCGTGTGCCGGTCTTCATCCACATTCCGGGCGTGAAAGGTGAAAAAGTCGATGAGTACGGCGGTCAGCTAGATATTCGACCGACAATGCTTCACTTGCTTGGTGTCGATACGAAAGACTATATTTCACTCGGAACCGATTTGCTGTCAGAACAGCACAAAGAATTGGTGCCGTTCCGCAATGGTGATTTTGTAACACCGGAATACACCCAGGTTGACAGCAAATGCTATGAGAACGAAACGGGTGAATTGATAGATGAAAGCAAGTGTACGTATTATGGCGATAAGGCTTCCCAGATGCTTGAACTGTCCGACCGGATCGTCTACGGAGACTTGCTCCGCTTCTATGAGCCTGAAGGTTTCGAACCGGTAAACCCAGACGATTATAATTACAGAGATATGAATGAATGATAACAAGCTCTGCCACAATGTGGCAGAGCTTTCTTTTTCGACAATATTCGACGGGTGCCTGTCACCTGTCGGAGCTGTCGGCAGGCGGGAGAGGTTCTTCGGCAGGGCCTTCAACGACGGTTCCGTCAGCGGAATAGCGGGAACCATGGCAAGGGCAGTCCCATGTCCGGTCTCCTGCGTTCCATTTGACTTCACAGCCCATGTGCCGACAGGTTGTATCGACGATGTGGATGGTCGATTCATTTTCTTTATATGCGCCGGCCCTTTGGCCGTTTACTGTCACAATGGCGCCTTCGCCAATTTCCATGTCTTCGATCCGCTTTCGGTTGAAATCAAGCTTTCCAGCGATCAATTCACCGGCGACATCCGTATTTTCTTTGATGAATTTTTTGATGGCCGGATCGGCTTTTACGTCCCTTGACGGAGAATAAAGGTCCAGGTACTGATTGCTGCGGTGCATAATCAAGTCAGTGATCAGCAATGCAGCTTGCGTGCCGTTTGTCATTCCCCATTTTCGATAGCCTGCTGCAACATATATATTAGGATGGCCATCCTTGATCTGGCCGATATATGGAATCTTATCAAGGGTGATAAGGTCCTGTGCAGACCATCGGTACGGATATTCCTTAATGCCGAGCACTTCTTGGCCGAACTGTTCAAGTGCCTTATAGTGTTCCATCGTGTCAATGCCCTGTCCTGTTTTGTGGTTTTCTCCTGCAATCAGAATGAGTTTTTCGCCGTTGAAATCAGTGAACCTTAAGGAACGGACGGGATTGTCCACGCTCAAATACATGCCGCCGGGATACTCCTTTTCGGCTTTTACGGCAATGATATAAGAACGGTCAGGGTGCATTCTGGTGAAGTATAGACCGCCGCCGTCATAAAAAGGGTAGTGTGATGCAGCTACTACATGCTTACACGTGATTTTTTTGCCGTTGCGCAAAATCACTTCGGGCTGATCGTTCTCTTCCACATCGACAGCCGTTGTTTTTTCATAGATAAGTCCGCCGTTTTCCTGGATATACGAGACAAGCGGTGCAAGGTACTTCAGCGGATGGAATTGCATTTGCTTTTCCATTGCGAGTGCGCCGGTTATTTTAATATCAAATGGAATTTCTTCAAGCCACCTGCCGTTAATTCCGAGCTGTTTATATGCTTCATGCTCTTTTTGCAGCTTGGTTTTGTATTCTTCCGTGGTTGCATACAAATAGGCGTCTTCCTCGGTCAGGTCACAATCAATGTTGTGCTCTTCTGCAGTCTGTTTAATGAAATCCATGGCATCAACTGCAGCCTGATAGTACTGCTGAGCTTTTATTTCTCCAAAATGCTGAATAAGCTCATCGTAAATAAGTCCATGCTGTGCAGTTACTTTTGCGGTTGTGTGTCCGGTTGTTCCGTTTAACAGGTTTCCGGCCTCAATCAGAGCCGTTTTGAAGCCGTTTTTCGTCAGTAAATAGGCTGCCGTGATGCCTGTGATTCCGCCGCCGACAATTGCGATATCGACAGTCAGGTCTATATCAAGCTGTTCGAACTCTGGCAGCAGATGCATATTTTCCCGCCAATAAGGCTCAGGGAACCGCGGCATCGCTGGTTTTTTTTCGTGTTTTTTGCTCATATGAAAAACCTCCCGATTTCATCCACATTGTCCATAATCTCCCCATCTGAAGAGAAAAACATGTATCTGAATTCAAAGAGGCTTTAGTTGCTTCACAATTGCCTGGCAATTGCCAGGCAATCAAAAATTATTTACAGTACATTATTCAGTCGGCTGCAGCGTTTTTTTCATATGGACTTGTTCGATTGCTGCTGTAAATCCTGATCTTTTCAGAATATCAATGAGTGACGTTGACTTTTTTGATGTATTGACCGTAGAGCGCACGCATTTTTCTGAATTTGGGCTGAATACCGCCGACAGCAAGCTGTTCAGGATGGGTTGTTCATCGTTTCTCCCGGGTTTGGTTTCACATTGATATAGGGTGATTGCGGCAAGTTCCCCGCTGTCTTTGTACTGTGTTGTAAAAAGAGCGTAACCGGCCGCTTCGTTTTGATCATCATAGGCGATGACTGCTTTCCCGCACTTGACGCTCTGATATAGCGTTTGCCACGAATTTTCCGCCTCGTAAAAGTCAAGGTTTGCTGTTTCATGAACGGGGATATGCTCTACACGATAATCTGTTATTGTTTTGAAAGCCGCATCATCAAGGGAGTTGCGGTTTTGGAAAAAAATCAGTCCATCCACCACCTCATATCCCATTTTTTTATAAAGGGATATAGCAGGGCTGTTATCAGCTATTGCCTCCAGGAAACATACATCGACGCTGTTTTCCTCATAGGTTTCCAGCGACTTTTCCACGAGCAATCTGCCTGTCCCTTTTGCACGCAGTTCAGGAGCGAGGCCTGTCCCGCCGTTCCAGGATCTTTTTTCCCCGTTAATTGTCCTGATTCCGCTCAGGATAAGCCCGGCAGGTGACCCTTCAGAAAAAACGATCCAGGAATACTCAGGAGACAAATCCTCATTCACCATCCGTTTCAGAAAAGGGCCAATCTCCATCGTCATATCAAGATAGTAGCCTTCAAATCCCTTATTCCAGGCTTGCAATGCCTCTGAAAATGTACAGTCACTCATCTTTCTCAGTTCAATCAAAACGTTATCCCCCCGTCATATTCTGCTGTTTCTCCTAAGGTATTCACGAAAGATTGGCATTTTCCTTTTCCCCGTTCTTTTTTCACATAAAAAACCCGTTTTCATAACGGGTTTCCGACATGCTATCTTCTTA harbors:
- a CDS encoding LTA synthase family protein, whose protein sequence is MKLLKETYHTLRTKKYSLFLLAFVLFWLKTYSAYLIEFNLGVESLMQHFLLFLNPVSSALFFFAFALMFSGRAQQYALVAINFLMSFLLYANIAYYRFFNDFITVPVLMQAKKNGGQLGGSALALMSPLDILYFADTILLLAIVLMKKVETQPKLAARPLTGLFVAAMLIFSVNLGLANIDRPQLLTRTFDRNYIVKYLGAYNFTIYDIFLNTKSTTQRAMADSNDIAEVENFVKANHARPNPKYFGKAKDMNVIYISLESLQNFVLDYRVDGQEVTPFMNSLKRDPNTFFFENVFHQTGQGKTSDAEFMIANSLFGMPQGSVFINKAQNVYQAAPAILKSEGYTSATFHGNDMSFWNRSEMYKSLGVDRFYDSASYNMTPEATHNYGLKDKPFFEESIPYLKELPQPFYTKFLTLTNHFPFTMDEGDTPFPAEDTNDNVVNYYFQTANYLDQALEQFFNDLKASGLYDNTMIVMYGDHYGISSNHNTAMGEITGEEITPYKNAQLQRVPVFIHIPGVKGEKVDEYGGQLDIRPTMLHLLGVDTKDYISLGTDLLSEQHKELVPFRNGDFVTPEYTQVDSKCYENETGELIDESKCTYYGDKASQMLELSDRIVYGDLLRFYEPEGFEPVNPDDYNYRDMNE
- a CDS encoding FAD-dependent oxidoreductase — translated: MSKKHEKKPAMPRFPEPYWRENMHLLPEFEQLDIDLTVDIAIVGGGITGITAAYLLTKNGFKTALIEAGNLLNGTTGHTTAKVTAQHGLIYDELIQHFGEIKAQQYYQAAVDAMDFIKQTAEEHNIDCDLTEEDAYLYATTEEYKTKLQKEHEAYKQLGINGRWLEEIPFDIKITGALAMEKQMQFHPLKYLAPLVSYIQENGGLIYEKTTAVDVEENDQPEVILRNGKKITCKHVVAASHYPFYDGGGLYFTRMHPDRSYIIAVKAEKEYPGGMYLSVDNPVRSLRFTDFNGEKLILIAGENHKTGQGIDTMEHYKALEQFGQEVLGIKEYPYRWSAQDLITLDKIPYIGQIKDGHPNIYVAAGYRKWGMTNGTQAALLITDLIMHRSNQYLDLYSPSRDVKADPAIKKFIKENTDVAGELIAGKLDFNRKRIEDMEIGEGAIVTVNGQRAGAYKENESTIHIVDTTCRHMGCEVKWNAGDRTWDCPCHGSRYSADGTVVEGPAEEPLPPADSSDR
- a CDS encoding GNAT family N-acetyltransferase, with the translated sequence MIELRKMSDCTFSEALQAWNKGFEGYYLDMTMEIGPFLKRMVNEDLSPEYSWIVFSEGSPAGLILSGIRTINGEKRSWNGGTGLAPELRAKGTGRLLVEKSLETYEENSVDVCFLEAIADNSPAISLYKKMGYEVVDGLIFFQNRNSLDDAAFKTITDYRVEHIPVHETANLDFYEAENSWQTLYQSVKCGKAVIAYDDQNEAAGYALFTTQYKDSGELAAITLYQCETKPGRNDEQPILNSLLSAVFSPNSEKCVRSTVNTSKKSTSLIDILKRSGFTAAIEQVHMKKTLQPTE